One part of the Opitutaceae bacterium TAV5 genome encodes these proteins:
- a CDS encoding ABC transporter: protein MLSARSLTVTAPGNTSRILLRNINADFAPDGLHAIIGPSGCGKTTLVKALLGIFPSTDGLVSFEDHPVNTNDDLVGRIGFAPQFSIANPRLTVAETLAGTLDLFVTNGRLKKERREAILETTGLMSVRDTLAGDLSGGQLRRLGLALELVNNPSWLVCDEVTSGLDPKSEDHILSVLRTLADHDGKTFLCIIHNLSKLPLFDRITTLFQGEVVFQGDFNGFLQHFEITDPLHLYDRLNAQPVEYWREKWRGETGGASVQAHTLHRPDVDSAAWQRVSSRPGLISQILTLLSRRWRLFCRDRGALGLLAGITFGFPVLVAIFSLGGLPQINGLILDSLGSFIEGLQENLRYQREAAQAANLVVGLILFQVILLGLTGANNGAREIASERRVFEKERMNGLRPAAYAWSKVIFFSLLAAAQGLWMAAFVKGVCRFPGDWSVQLVILAASCISMTLVSLAISAMSHSAEKASFVSVFLVGLQLPLSGVVLALPSYLLWVCRPFINAFWAWAGYLNAMNHTRFYDAFRLNNDRWLPGSGFALSMLGVQAIAAVAILFYGCRARRIC, encoded by the coding sequence ATGCTCTCCGCACGCAGCCTCACCGTCACTGCCCCCGGCAATACTTCCCGCATTCTGTTGCGGAACATCAACGCCGATTTTGCACCTGACGGGCTGCATGCCATTATCGGCCCATCCGGTTGCGGGAAGACCACGCTGGTCAAGGCGTTGTTAGGCATTTTCCCAAGTACGGATGGACTGGTGAGCTTTGAAGACCATCCGGTAAACACCAACGATGATCTTGTTGGTCGTATTGGTTTCGCCCCACAGTTCAGCATCGCCAATCCACGCCTTACCGTAGCGGAAACCCTCGCAGGTACACTCGATCTTTTTGTCACCAATGGCCGCCTGAAAAAGGAGCGGCGCGAGGCAATCTTGGAAACCACGGGACTCATGTCGGTGCGGGACACGCTCGCCGGAGATCTGTCAGGCGGTCAGCTTCGCCGTCTCGGTCTCGCTCTTGAGCTTGTCAATAATCCTTCATGGCTTGTGTGTGACGAAGTCACGTCCGGTCTCGACCCGAAATCGGAGGATCATATCCTGTCTGTACTGCGAACCCTTGCCGACCACGATGGCAAAACCTTCCTCTGCATCATCCATAATCTTTCGAAACTGCCGCTCTTTGACCGGATCACGACTCTCTTTCAGGGGGAGGTTGTTTTTCAGGGAGACTTCAATGGATTCTTGCAACACTTCGAGATAACGGACCCCCTGCATCTTTATGACAGGCTGAATGCCCAACCGGTAGAATACTGGCGGGAAAAATGGCGTGGCGAAACGGGGGGGGCATCGGTACAAGCTCACACACTTCATCGCCCGGACGTGGACTCCGCAGCGTGGCAAAGGGTATCTAGTCGTCCAGGACTGATTTCGCAGATCTTGACTTTACTCTCCCGGCGCTGGCGGTTGTTTTGCCGGGATCGGGGTGCGCTCGGCCTGCTCGCCGGCATCACCTTTGGGTTTCCCGTGCTGGTGGCGATTTTTTCGCTCGGAGGCTTGCCGCAGATCAACGGACTCATCTTGGACTCACTTGGCAGTTTTATTGAGGGTTTGCAGGAAAACCTTCGTTACCAGCGGGAGGCTGCACAGGCGGCCAATCTCGTCGTCGGCCTGATCCTGTTTCAGGTAATCCTTCTCGGCTTGACAGGAGCCAACAACGGCGCTCGCGAAATCGCATCGGAGCGTCGGGTTTTTGAAAAGGAGCGTATGAACGGCCTGCGCCCGGCAGCTTATGCTTGGTCAAAGGTAATCTTTTTTTCGCTACTAGCCGCGGCCCAAGGTTTGTGGATGGCGGCATTCGTGAAGGGTGTGTGTCGGTTCCCGGGGGATTGGTCCGTCCAGCTCGTGATTCTCGCTGCGTCATGTATTTCCATGACACTGGTAAGCCTGGCGATTTCGGCCATGTCACACTCAGCAGAAAAAGCCTCGTTTGTCTCGGTGTTTCTTGTCGGCCTGCAACTCCCGCTTTCAGGCGTCGTCTTGGCATTACCCTCTTATCTACTCTGGGTTTGCCGTCCTTTTATCAACGCCTTTTGGGCATGGGCCGGTTACCTCAACGCTATGAACCACACTCGTTTTTACGACGCATTCAGACTCAATAATGACCGCTGGCTTCCTGGGTCAGGGTTTGCACTATCCATGCTTGGTGTCCAGGCCATCGCCGCCGTTGCTATTCTGTTCTACGGCTGTCGCGCTCGCCGAATCTGCTAG